The Lycium barbarum isolate Lr01 chromosome 12, ASM1917538v2, whole genome shotgun sequence genome includes a region encoding these proteins:
- the LOC132623995 gene encoding uncharacterized membrane protein At3g27390 produces the protein MTNKVDYWFQAVYVVFAFCSALILGALKSLLVGPIAGLILILGNVGVILCLFPAHVFWTVYTLVKTNRFDAPLKVAFLFALPALFGIWLGLSIAGSVLVGVGYGFFAPWVSAFEAFRHDDNDYNKFIHCIVDGTWGTIKGSCTAVRDFADMCYHSYPMYLKELRDSPASLDFQPFRFIHVPGCILVGLMGLIVEIPLYTAIAIVKSPFMLFKGWYRLIHDLISREGPFLETACIPIAGLTILLWPLVVIGSVIMAIFSSFFIGLYGAVIVYQERSFQRGVAFVVAMVAEFDEYTNDWLYLREGSILPKPHYRKNKGSSLSEHSVKRNSSVQGRLNSIFAEAPAMLVPSLTSSRSVREAIQEVKMVQVWQNMARSCELRAKELLDVKVITPGDLDDWLKTKHGVDVAVINVGLPCYTFLQIIFYSIKAGSDGLFLLEDLEITHLNRPQDRLLDWFFQPVMVLKEQIRVLSLEEGEMRFLEKVVLFQSNSERFKAWENGSVAPQDSLRAAQIEGISRRMVGMIRSVSKFPTYRRKFRQIVKTLIMQYSNSSREGSTRSVPRSVIKNSSTRSVSSRSNGSLEIV, from the exons atgacCAACAAAGTGGATTACTGGTTCCAGGCCGTTTATGTTGTTTTTGCGTTTTGCTCTGCTTTAATTTTGGGTGCTCTCAAAA GTTTGCTAGTGGGTCCAATTGCTGGCCTAATACTCATTTTAGGAAATGTTGGGGTGATTTTATGTCTTTTCCCAGCACATGTTTTCTGGACAGTTTACACCCTTGTCAA GACTAATAGGTTTGATGCGCCACTTAAAGTTGCCTTCTTGTTCGCTTTGCCAGCTTTATTTGGTATTTGGTTGGGTTTAAGCATAGCTGGTAGTGTTCTTGTGGGAGTTGGATATGGATTCTTCGCCCCTTGGGTTTCTGCTTTTGAAGCTTTCAGACACGACGACAACGATTATAACAAGTTCATTCACTGCATTgtg GATGGAACATGGGGAACCATAAAAGGTAGTTGCACTGCTGTCCGAGATTTTGCAGACATGTGTTATCATTCTTATCCAATGTATTTGAAGGAACTGCGTGATTCCCCTGCTTCTCTGGACTTTCAACCTTTTAG ATTCATCCATGTACCAGGATGTATACTGGTTGGTTTAATGGGACTGATTGTGGAAATTCCTCTTTACACTGCTATAGCCATAGTGAAAAGCCCATTTATGTTGTTCAAGGGATGGTATAGACTCATACATGATCTGATAAGCCGCGAAGGCCCATTCCTTGAAACTGCATGCATTCCCATTGCTGGCCTAACAATCCTTCTGTGGCCTCTTGTTGTCATTGGAAGTGTCATAATGGCTATTTTCTCCAGCTTTTTCATTGGATTATATGGAGCTGTTATTGTTTATCAG GAGAGGTCATTCCAAAGAGGTGTTGCTTTTGTGGTTGCAATGGTGGCAGAGTTTGATGAGTACACAAATGATTGGCTTTACCTTAGAGAAGGGTCCATTCTTCCAAA GCCTCATTATCGAAAAAACAAGGGATCCAGTTTGTCAGAGCACTCTGTGAAACGAAACAGTTCAGTACAAGGCAGATTAAACTCGATATTTGCTGAAGCACCTGCAATGCTTGTGCCAAGCCTAACGTCGTCTAGATCAGTGAGGGAGGCAATACAAGAAGTGAAAATGGTGCAG GTGTGGCAGAACATGGCAAGATCATGTGAACTAAGGGCCAAGGAATTATTGGACGTGAAAGTGATAACCCCCGGCGACCTAGACGATTGGTTGAAGACAAAGCATGGTGTTGATGTTGCAGTCATCAACGTTGGTTTACCGTGTTATACATTTCTACAGATAATCTTTTATTCCATAAAAGCCGGATCAGATGGACTGTTCCTTCTTGAGGATCTTGAAATCACTCACCTGAACAGACCTCAGGACAGATTGTTGGACTGGTTTTTCCAACCAGTCATGGTCCTCAAGGAACAAATTAGAGTCCTAAGTCTAGAAGAAGGTGAAATGAGGTTCCTAGAGAAAGTAGTCCTTTTCCAAAGCAACTCTGAACGCTTTAAGGCCTGGGAAAATGGAAGCGTGGCACCTCAAGATTCTCTTAGAGCTGCCCAAATTGAAGGCATAAGCCGAAG GATGGTGGGAATGATTAGAAGTGTTTCCAAGTTTCCAACTTATAGAAGGAAATTCAGACAGATAGTGAAAACATTGATCATGCAGTATTCCAATAGTTCCAGAGAAGGTTCCACGCGATCTGTTCCCCGTTCTGTAATAAAGAACAGTTCCACCAGATCAGTGTCCTCAAGATCAAATGGTTCTCTTGAAATTGTTTGA
- the LOC132622274 gene encoding cyclin-dependent kinase inhibitor 1-like isoform X3, with product MEVAVKMTKKRKMCDGDLEMSPTVARVRSRHSGVLVALASLDSPVSELSSNGNTVSSKPADDSVKIANSNSEVRESVLLSSECKVHKLETTPRRQHAKPRRLFTETKMPSEVDQLDEFLAAAEKDLHKRFAEKYNFDFAKEEPLEGRYEWIRQ from the exons ATGGAGGTAGCGGTGAAGATGACAAAGAAGAGGAAGATGTGTGATGGTGATTTGGAGATGTCACCAACTGTAGCACGCGTTAGAAGTCGTCATTCTGGAGTCTTGGTTGCACTGGCGAGTTTAGATTCTCCTGTGAGCGAGCTCAGTTCCAACGGAAACACTGTTTCGAGTAAACCGGCT GACGACAGTGTGAAAATTGCAAACAGTAATTCAGAGGTCAGAGAAAG CGTCCTTCTATCCAGCGAATGTAAAGTTCACAAACTGGAGACAACACCGAGACGACAACATGCTAAGCCTCGCCGCCTATTTACGGAGACAAAAATGCCCTCCGAGGTTGATCAGCTTGATGAGTTTTTGGCTGCAGCCGAGAAAGATCTCCATAAACGATTTGCAGAAAA ATACAACTTTGACTTTGCTAAGGAGGAGCCATTGGAAGGTCGCTATGAATGGATTCGACAATGA
- the LOC132622274 gene encoding cyclin-dependent kinase inhibitor 2-like isoform X2 yields the protein MQVEGSWIMEVAVKMTKKRKMCDGDLEMSPTVARVRSRHSGVLVALASLDSPVSELSSNGNTVSSKPADDSVKIANSNSEVRESECKVHKLETTPRRQHAKPRRLFTETKMPSEVDQLDEFLAAAEKDLHKRFAEKYNFDFAKEEPLEGRYEWIRQ from the exons A TGCAAGTCGAAGGGAGCTGGATTATGGAGGTAGCGGTGAAGATGACAAAGAAGAGGAAGATGTGTGATGGTGATTTGGAGATGTCACCAACTGTAGCACGCGTTAGAAGTCGTCATTCTGGAGTCTTGGTTGCACTGGCGAGTTTAGATTCTCCTGTGAGCGAGCTCAGTTCCAACGGAAACACTGTTTCGAGTAAACCGGCT GACGACAGTGTGAAAATTGCAAACAGTAATTCAGAGGTCAGAGAAAG CGAATGTAAAGTTCACAAACTGGAGACAACACCGAGACGACAACATGCTAAGCCTCGCCGCCTATTTACGGAGACAAAAATGCCCTCCGAGGTTGATCAGCTTGATGAGTTTTTGGCTGCAGCCGAGAAAGATCTCCATAAACGATTTGCAGAAAA ATACAACTTTGACTTTGCTAAGGAGGAGCCATTGGAAGGTCGCTATGAATGGATTCGACAATGA
- the LOC132622274 gene encoding cyclin-dependent kinase inhibitor 1-like isoform X1 produces MQVEGSWIMEVAVKMTKKRKMCDGDLEMSPTVARVRSRHSGVLVALASLDSPVSELSSNGNTVSSKPADDSVKIANSNSEVRESVLLSSECKVHKLETTPRRQHAKPRRLFTETKMPSEVDQLDEFLAAAEKDLHKRFAEKYNFDFAKEEPLEGRYEWIRQ; encoded by the exons A TGCAAGTCGAAGGGAGCTGGATTATGGAGGTAGCGGTGAAGATGACAAAGAAGAGGAAGATGTGTGATGGTGATTTGGAGATGTCACCAACTGTAGCACGCGTTAGAAGTCGTCATTCTGGAGTCTTGGTTGCACTGGCGAGTTTAGATTCTCCTGTGAGCGAGCTCAGTTCCAACGGAAACACTGTTTCGAGTAAACCGGCT GACGACAGTGTGAAAATTGCAAACAGTAATTCAGAGGTCAGAGAAAG CGTCCTTCTATCCAGCGAATGTAAAGTTCACAAACTGGAGACAACACCGAGACGACAACATGCTAAGCCTCGCCGCCTATTTACGGAGACAAAAATGCCCTCCGAGGTTGATCAGCTTGATGAGTTTTTGGCTGCAGCCGAGAAAGATCTCCATAAACGATTTGCAGAAAA ATACAACTTTGACTTTGCTAAGGAGGAGCCATTGGAAGGTCGCTATGAATGGATTCGACAATGA